One Miscanthus floridulus cultivar M001 chromosome 11, ASM1932011v1, whole genome shotgun sequence DNA window includes the following coding sequences:
- the LOC136494046 gene encoding uncharacterized protein, whose protein sequence is MKPETESPSISCNVDKDQQDNISICTEADIEPGLAVASEETEIHINTEDLDLEKEILNLGGTISEEADIYYGDQITYKCSRAEFWVGRDFEGYNVSDPEEIDKINRNLALHRIKAYELSKGIHLDDKKLKDYNPDTFKERDYFVDYEKEFEWFFHPEYCNLAGLDDYRDCACDMEYLEYCKAISKQLQWLKKYVHLHPESSEWIIVDDKALTQVLKVAAEYPYILPFLVRNAYKEYLWWLRVYYKEHDALHGLYFEVWKRFVQEKKSFKDALKEVDDYNMFPIGSELSTGHTLDCGIEHQFNTFLAGIDETAPDSEVHEKIEKAVRNLIQKKKNYEQYTEKKIAIAKSIGPVS, encoded by the exons ATGAAGCCCGAGACTGAGAGCCCATCTATTTCATGTAATGTTGACAAGGACCAACAGGACAATATATCGATCTGTACAGAGGCAGATATTGAGCCCGGATTAGCAGTAGCTAGTGAGGAAACAGAGATCCACATCAACACTGAAGATCTTGATTTGGAGAAGGAAATCTTGAACCTAGGAGGAACTATCAGCGAGGAGGCCGATATTTATTACGGTGACCAAATTACTTACAAGTGTTCTCGAGCTGAATTCTGGGTCGGCCGTGACTTTGAAGGATATAATGTTTCCGATCCTGAAGAGATTGACAAGATAAATAGGAACCTGGCACTGCATCGTATCAAAGCTTATGAGTTGTCTAAAGGGATTCACCTCGATGACAAGAAATTAAAGGACTACAACCCAGACACTTTCAAGGAAAGGGACTACTTTGTGGACTATGAAAAGGAATTTGAATGGTTTTTCCATCCTGAATACTGCAATCTTGCTGGCTTGGATGACTACCG TGATTGTGCCTGTGACATGGAATATTTGGAGTACTGTAAAGCAATATCGAAGCAACTTCAGTGGCTCAAAAAATATGTCCATCTACACCCTGAATCAAGTGAGTGGATAATTGTGGATGATAAAGCTCTTACCCAAGTACTGAAGGTTGCAGCAGAGTATCCCTATATATTACCCTTTTTAGTACGGAATGCATACAAGGAATATTTATGGTGGTTGCGTGTTTATTATAAGGAGCATGATGCCCTGCATGGCCTCTATTTTGAGGTTTGGAAGCGGTTTGTTCAGGAAAAGAAGAGTTTCAAGGATGCTTTGAAGGAAGTCGATGATTACAACATGTTTCCTATAGGCAGTGAACTAAGTACAGGGCATACACTTGACTGTGGTATAGAACACCAGTTCAATACTTTTCTGGCAGGTATCGATGAGACTGCTCCTGATAGTGAAGTTCATGAGAAAATTGAGAAGGCTGTCCGAAATTTGAttcagaagaaaaaaaattatgaGCAGTATACGGAAAAGAAAATAGCTATTGCCAAAAGCATTGGACCTGTCTCCTAA